From the genome of Sphingobacterium kitahiroshimense, one region includes:
- the cydB gene encoding cytochrome d ubiquinol oxidase subunit II — MEIFWFIVLMVMLGIYVILDGYDFGAGIVHLFFAKTEEERKAVTNSIGPFWDANEVWLIASGGVLFFAFPTLYASAFSGFYLPLMLVLWLLIFRAISLELRGQVHNRMWEALWDKAFGLASLLLALFFGAALGNVVRGVNLGMVENGVSKQEPHYFFLALWNPTFDPLAEHQGIIDWFTILLGLVAVVTLTIHGANWIILKTSSSLSQRLKEVIFKLNFVLLFLVILSAFVWHYVKPISLHNFGTYYWLWIFPIIASIGLVGQFQIKKFKKDLSGFIFSSLFIFGSFGSTIASMFPILLPSTNTVNPSLTVQNVAAHEYGLSVGLGWFSIAAVLVIVYFIIQFKVFKGKLDDVGYGDH; from the coding sequence ATGGAAATATTTTGGTTTATCGTATTAATGGTCATGCTAGGAATCTATGTTATTCTAGATGGTTATGACTTTGGAGCAGGAATTGTTCATCTCTTTTTTGCGAAGACAGAAGAAGAAAGAAAAGCAGTAACAAATTCTATCGGACCTTTTTGGGATGCTAATGAAGTATGGCTCATCGCTTCGGGAGGGGTCTTATTTTTTGCCTTCCCAACGTTATATGCTTCAGCTTTCAGTGGCTTCTATTTACCCTTGATGCTTGTTCTCTGGTTGCTTATCTTTCGAGCAATAAGTTTAGAATTAAGAGGTCAAGTGCATAACCGCATGTGGGAAGCATTGTGGGATAAAGCTTTTGGCTTAGCCAGTCTCCTGCTTGCTTTATTCTTTGGAGCGGCTTTAGGTAATGTTGTCCGGGGAGTGAACCTTGGTATGGTCGAAAATGGAGTCTCTAAACAGGAACCACATTATTTCTTTCTGGCACTTTGGAACCCAACATTTGATCCACTGGCAGAACATCAAGGTATCATTGACTGGTTCACCATACTATTAGGCCTAGTCGCAGTTGTTACACTGACTATCCACGGCGCTAACTGGATTATATTAAAAACTTCTAGCTCTTTAAGCCAGCGATTAAAAGAGGTCATATTTAAGCTCAACTTTGTCTTATTATTTTTAGTAATCTTATCCGCTTTTGTGTGGCACTATGTGAAACCAATTTCACTGCATAATTTTGGAACTTATTATTGGCTTTGGATTTTCCCGATCATTGCTTCTATCGGACTAGTTGGGCAGTTTCAAATTAAAAAATTCAAAAAAGACTTATCAGGATTTATATTTTCATCCCTATTTATCTTCGGAAGTTTCGGCTCTACTATAGCATCTATGTTTCCAATCTTACTTCCATCGACAAATACTGTAAACCCATCTTTAACGGTGCAAAACGTAGCCGCACACGAGTATGGATTATCTGTTGGACTAGGCTGGTTTTCTATCGCCGCTGTATTGGTTATTGTTTATTTCATTATCCAATTTAAAGTGTTTAAAGGTAAACTGGATGATGTTGGTTATGGAGATCATTAG
- a CDS encoding cytochrome ubiquinol oxidase subunit I has protein sequence MEDMILYNRLQFAFTITFHYLFPQLTMGLSLMIVYFKWKFLRTKIEEYNHAAKFWMKIFALNFTMGVVTGIPMEFQFGTNWAKFSELTGGIIGQTLAMEGMFSFFLESSFLGMFLFGEKLLGHKLHFLSGLMVFIGSWASGFLIIATHSWMQYPVGYEILENGKFVLNNFTALFNNPWLWPSYLHNQAGSLITSSFFVASIGAFYLLSNKHSKFGKMFVKTGVIFGVISSIVVAFPTGDMAAKNVVKYQPVTFAAMEGIFKTEKGGSEIVLIGQPDMQNKKLDNKIAVPNVLSFLTYQRWDAEIKGLNEFDESIHPTNVPGLYYGYHIMAGLGTIFIAIMVAATFLLWKNKLFQTKWLLWIIMFMIPFPYIANTAGWYTAELGRQPWLVYNLMRMVDGVSPTVSSGNALFTLLGFVGLYILLGLLFLMLVLKIIRKGPEPQISLT, from the coding sequence ATGGAAGACATGATTCTTTACAATCGGTTACAGTTTGCTTTCACCATTACCTTTCACTACCTGTTTCCGCAATTAACGATGGGCCTCTCCCTGATGATCGTTTACTTCAAATGGAAATTCTTACGAACGAAAATTGAAGAATACAATCATGCTGCAAAATTCTGGATGAAAATATTCGCTTTGAACTTTACAATGGGTGTCGTCACGGGTATTCCAATGGAATTTCAATTTGGTACGAACTGGGCAAAATTTTCCGAATTAACGGGTGGCATTATCGGACAAACATTAGCCATGGAGGGTATGTTCTCCTTCTTTCTAGAATCGTCCTTTCTAGGGATGTTTCTTTTTGGAGAAAAGTTACTTGGACACAAACTCCATTTCCTCTCTGGATTAATGGTATTTATCGGTTCTTGGGCGAGCGGCTTTCTCATCATTGCAACCCATTCCTGGATGCAGTATCCGGTGGGATATGAAATATTAGAAAATGGAAAATTTGTATTAAATAATTTTACTGCGCTTTTTAATAATCCATGGCTATGGCCTTCCTATTTACATAATCAGGCAGGTTCTCTGATTACGAGCTCTTTCTTTGTAGCATCCATAGGTGCTTTTTACTTATTGAGTAATAAACACAGCAAATTTGGAAAAATGTTCGTTAAAACTGGTGTCATTTTCGGTGTTATATCCTCTATTGTAGTTGCTTTTCCAACAGGTGATATGGCTGCTAAGAATGTTGTCAAATATCAACCGGTCACCTTTGCGGCTATGGAAGGTATTTTTAAGACCGAAAAAGGGGGATCAGAAATCGTACTTATTGGTCAGCCAGATATGCAAAATAAAAAATTAGATAACAAAATTGCTGTTCCAAATGTCCTTAGCTTTCTTACCTATCAACGTTGGGATGCAGAGATCAAGGGTTTGAATGAATTTGACGAATCCATACATCCTACCAATGTACCTGGACTGTATTATGGTTATCATATCATGGCGGGCCTAGGCACCATTTTTATTGCAATAATGGTAGCGGCCACGTTTTTACTTTGGAAAAACAAATTATTTCAGACAAAATGGTTGCTCTGGATCATCATGTTTATGATTCCTTTCCCCTATATCGCTAATACTGCAGGATGGTATACAGCTGAACTAGGAAGACAACCCTGGCTTGTATACAACCTGATGCGCATGGTAGATGGCGTTTCTCCAACCGTTTCTTCTGGCAATGCCCTATTTACTTTATTAGGGTTTGTTGGACTTTATATTTTATTAGGATTATTATTTTTAATGCTTGTGTTAAAAATAATAAGAAAAGGTCCTGAGCCTCAAATCTCCTTAACGTAA
- a CDS encoding amylo-alpha-1,6-glucosidase, producing MKNLFFAIASSALLFSCNPSGSKGTQNSWQADMKKDSSFQLVKDMATNTIKSGFNAGDGYGEVWIRDYNTFINLATQVHPHEQIKDQLLIFLKLQGPDGNIADGFVKKASLKNGTSDYYTITNVLAPDYAGHKNTVETDQETSLIQAVYKYVKASQDTSFLSAKVGNSIVKDKMENALQFLMNERYNKTYGLLWGATTVDWGDVQPEHDWGVHLDENSHIALDIYDNAMFLIALDNYMELVPEKASQWKPIRDEIAANTIKHLWDEKNQKFIPHIYINGSPFSSDFDENQIYYHGGTAIAIEANLLSKEQIKTALDKMVKNVKDSGAATIGLTIYPTYPAGSFKNKGMYPYGYQNGGDWTWFGGRMIQQLVKNGYEKEAYEQMKPMLDRVIKNKGFYEWYTKDNKPEGSGTFRGEAGVLFYAISLLEKSQG from the coding sequence ATGAAAAACTTATTTTTTGCAATAGCTTCCTCTGCCCTTTTATTTTCCTGCAATCCAAGTGGAAGCAAAGGAACACAAAACAGTTGGCAGGCCGATATGAAAAAAGACAGTAGTTTTCAACTAGTCAAAGATATGGCAACCAATACCATAAAATCCGGTTTCAATGCTGGAGATGGATATGGAGAGGTATGGATCAGAGATTACAATACCTTTATCAATTTAGCTACACAAGTGCATCCTCATGAGCAAATCAAAGATCAATTGCTTATATTTCTAAAACTACAGGGGCCAGATGGGAATATTGCAGATGGCTTTGTTAAAAAAGCGAGCTTAAAAAATGGCACATCTGACTACTATACGATAACAAATGTATTAGCTCCAGATTATGCGGGGCATAAAAATACCGTAGAAACAGATCAGGAAACTTCTTTGATTCAGGCTGTTTACAAATATGTGAAAGCATCCCAGGATACATCTTTCTTATCGGCCAAGGTGGGTAATAGTATCGTTAAAGACAAAATGGAAAATGCCCTCCAGTTCTTAATGAATGAACGATACAATAAAACTTATGGTTTACTTTGGGGTGCAACCACGGTTGATTGGGGTGATGTACAACCGGAACATGATTGGGGTGTGCATTTAGATGAAAATTCTCATATTGCATTAGACATTTATGATAATGCAATGTTTCTAATTGCATTGGATAACTATATGGAACTTGTTCCTGAAAAAGCATCCCAGTGGAAACCCATCCGCGATGAAATCGCTGCCAATACAATAAAGCATCTTTGGGATGAGAAAAATCAAAAATTTATCCCCCATATTTATATCAACGGATCACCATTTTCTTCAGATTTCGATGAGAATCAGATCTACTATCATGGTGGTACTGCTATTGCTATCGAAGCCAATTTACTGAGTAAGGAACAAATAAAAACAGCCTTAGATAAGATGGTCAAAAATGTGAAAGATTCCGGTGCCGCTACAATCGGCTTGACGATCTATCCGACTTACCCTGCAGGTTCATTCAAAAATAAAGGTATGTATCCATATGGATATCAAAACGGTGGGGATTGGACCTGGTTTGGTGGCCGTATGATACAACAGTTGGTCAAAAATGGTTACGAAAAGGAGGCATATGAACAAATGAAACCGATGTTGGATCGGGTAATAAAAAATAAAGGCTTTTATGAGTGGTATACAAAGGATAATAAACCTGAAGGATCAGGCACCTTTAGAGGTGAAGCTGGCGTATTGTTTTATGCTATTTCACTATTAGAAAAATCACAGGGCTAA
- a CDS encoding class I mannose-6-phosphate isomerase, whose amino-acid sequence MHTIKDSAIGQYNIMPAFPATGEISSSFQKLVRVLLDNNIRIIDGFVGVDWKFVIGEISKEFKNYDIKPRFIAIDEALLSEEIINNQVAPYLGGNDPLFGKKSPLPLSSYFNAEKLAKFHDMLANNQEYIIFYGPGAALLDNEASIMYVDLPKSVLIQRMRAGKAWNLGCSNSKDPKQIYKRYYFVDWQALNSHKNSILSRIEIMADQQSDNTLPWIKGSDLRQTLHQMSVNYFRVKPTFESGVWGGQWMKDHLTGIDQSAKNYAWSFEMIVPENGLSLKFNDLLLEISFDQLMFTESKNVLGLAEPRFGVDFPIRFNFLDTFDGGNLSIQCHPSPKYAKSQFGENFTQDETYYIVDRKGDAQVYLGFQDDINKDKFQSALEHSFKTGEAIEVDQYIQKFESKKHDLYLIPHGTVHSSGIDNLVLEISATPYNFTFKMYDWVRPDLDGKPRPLNIDRAFDNLNFERKGQVVNDTLIAKPVSHKIDNQTTKVHLATHEDHFYDVVRYDFDQEVTIETKNQCHILMLVEGEAVELTTSNGMREVFNYVETFAIPAATGSYSLRNLGKQPVKVIQSYVKDSKCNQF is encoded by the coding sequence ATGCATACCATTAAAGACTCAGCAATAGGCCAGTACAATATTATGCCCGCTTTCCCTGCTACAGGTGAAATCTCAAGCTCATTTCAAAAATTAGTTCGTGTACTGCTCGACAATAATATACGTATCATCGATGGTTTTGTTGGTGTAGATTGGAAATTTGTCATTGGAGAGATTTCAAAAGAATTTAAAAATTACGACATTAAACCACGCTTCATCGCTATTGATGAGGCACTTTTATCAGAAGAGATTATTAATAATCAGGTAGCACCTTATCTTGGTGGAAATGATCCCTTATTTGGAAAAAAATCCCCTCTTCCATTATCTTCTTATTTTAACGCTGAAAAATTAGCGAAATTCCATGATATGCTCGCAAATAACCAAGAGTATATCATCTTTTACGGACCTGGAGCAGCTCTTTTAGATAATGAAGCTTCTATCATGTATGTTGATTTGCCTAAAAGTGTTCTAATTCAGCGCATGAGAGCTGGAAAAGCATGGAACTTAGGATGCAGCAATTCAAAAGATCCAAAACAGATTTACAAACGATATTATTTTGTGGATTGGCAAGCGTTAAATAGCCACAAAAATTCAATTCTATCTCGGATAGAAATCATGGCAGATCAGCAATCTGACAACACATTACCTTGGATAAAGGGATCTGATTTAAGACAGACCTTGCATCAAATGTCTGTCAATTATTTTAGAGTAAAACCTACATTTGAATCTGGTGTTTGGGGTGGACAATGGATGAAAGATCATCTAACAGGGATAGATCAAAGTGCAAAAAACTACGCCTGGTCCTTCGAGATGATTGTTCCAGAAAATGGCTTGTCATTAAAATTTAATGATCTACTTCTGGAAATTTCATTTGATCAATTGATGTTCACTGAAAGCAAAAATGTCCTAGGCTTGGCTGAACCAAGATTTGGTGTAGATTTCCCAATTAGATTTAATTTCTTAGATACCTTTGATGGAGGAAATTTATCAATACAGTGTCACCCTAGCCCGAAGTATGCAAAGTCACAATTTGGAGAAAACTTTACTCAAGATGAAACCTATTACATTGTAGACAGAAAAGGAGATGCACAAGTATACCTAGGTTTTCAAGACGATATCAATAAAGATAAATTTCAAAGTGCTTTAGAACATAGTTTTAAAACCGGAGAAGCCATTGAGGTAGATCAATATATTCAAAAATTTGAATCTAAAAAGCATGATTTATACTTGATACCGCATGGTACAGTGCATTCATCTGGTATCGATAATTTAGTTTTAGAAATTAGTGCGACTCCATACAACTTCACCTTTAAAATGTATGATTGGGTAAGACCGGATTTGGATGGCAAACCACGTCCTTTAAATATCGACCGTGCTTTTGACAATCTTAATTTTGAAAGAAAAGGACAAGTGGTCAACGATACGTTAATTGCGAAACCTGTTTCCCACAAAATTGATAATCAAACAACTAAAGTTCATTTAGCTACACATGAAGATCATTTTTATGATGTCGTACGCTATGACTTTGACCAAGAGGTAACGATTGAAACAAAAAATCAGTGTCATATTCTGATGCTTGTTGAAGGGGAGGCTGTGGAATTAACAACTTCAAATGGTATGAGGGAAGTTTTTAATTATGTTGAGACATTTGCCATTCCAGCTGCAACAGGATCATATTCACTTCGTAACCTTGGAAAACAGCCGGTAAAAGTGATCCAATCATACGTTAAAGATTCAAAATGCAACCAATTTTAA
- a CDS encoding sugar porter family MFS transporter codes for MNKFFILILCIVSLGGLLFGFDMAVIAGALPLVKQFFGLTPNQEGIFVSSALIGCIVGVIFTGSFSDKYGRKPALIVASILFLVSAIGCGLSTSYMMLILFRGLGGIGVGIASIVVPLYIAEISPSQFRGRAVTSYQLAITFGILIAYISNYLIIQHLPSQTHGQWRTMFLVGAIPAILLSIGAYFVPESPRWLLKVGRNAEVAEISAKLNLQNLQNSPPETKGKLKDLFSPVYRKAFLLGLLLPLFSQLSGINAIVYYGPTILLDSGISMSNSYHAQLFFGLANVLFTCFAIWKVDNWGRRPLYVFGTLGATLSLIVTGFLFATNQEINNTALIISILSFMFFFAFSIGPLKFVVASEIFPNSIRARAMGISILVMWISDAIIGQLTPIILDAWGARYTFWLFAFFCAIAFITVLLFLPETKGKPLEEIEKYWKDKARK; via the coding sequence ATGAATAAATTTTTCATCCTTATTCTATGTATCGTGTCGCTAGGGGGGCTACTTTTCGGATTTGATATGGCCGTTATAGCAGGAGCATTACCTTTAGTAAAGCAATTTTTTGGATTAACACCAAATCAAGAAGGCATATTTGTCAGTTCAGCTTTAATTGGCTGTATAGTGGGCGTGATTTTTACAGGTAGCTTTAGCGATAAGTACGGCCGCAAGCCTGCGCTTATCGTTGCATCTATTCTCTTTTTAGTATCAGCAATAGGCTGTGGACTAAGCACGAGCTATATGATGCTTATTCTTTTTCGTGGACTTGGTGGCATCGGTGTCGGCATTGCTTCTATCGTTGTTCCGCTATACATTGCAGAGATATCCCCAAGTCAATTTCGAGGCCGAGCCGTGACTTCCTATCAACTGGCAATCACTTTTGGTATTCTGATCGCTTATATTAGTAATTATCTGATTATTCAACATCTTCCTTCACAAACTCATGGACAGTGGCGGACTATGTTCTTAGTTGGTGCAATACCTGCAATATTACTTTCTATTGGAGCATACTTTGTTCCAGAAAGCCCACGTTGGTTACTAAAAGTTGGAAGAAATGCTGAGGTAGCTGAAATAAGTGCTAAACTTAATCTCCAAAATTTACAAAATAGCCCACCTGAAACAAAAGGAAAACTAAAAGACCTTTTTTCTCCGGTTTACAGAAAAGCATTCTTACTGGGTTTACTCCTACCGCTATTCTCACAACTTAGTGGTATTAATGCCATTGTTTACTATGGTCCGACGATTCTTCTGGATTCGGGCATTTCGATGAGCAATTCCTATCATGCGCAATTGTTCTTTGGTCTTGCAAACGTACTTTTCACATGCTTTGCAATATGGAAAGTGGATAACTGGGGACGAAGACCTCTATATGTATTTGGAACATTGGGGGCTACCCTCAGCCTAATTGTGACCGGGTTTCTATTTGCAACAAATCAAGAGATTAACAATACGGCTTTAATCATTTCGATACTTTCGTTTATGTTTTTCTTTGCCTTTTCTATTGGTCCATTAAAATTTGTAGTTGCTTCAGAGATTTTCCCAAATTCCATCCGAGCGCGCGCCATGGGTATCAGTATCTTGGTTATGTGGATTTCAGATGCCATTATCGGTCAATTGACCCCCATCATCCTAGATGCTTGGGGAGCTCGCTACACCTTTTGGCTATTTGCATTCTTCTGCGCTATTGCCTTTATAACCGTACTCCTATTTTTACCTGAAACTAAGGGTAAACCCTTGGAAGAAATAGAGAAATATTGGAAAGATAAAGCCCGTAAATAA
- a CDS encoding GntR family transcriptional regulator — protein MMNLKIDHKSPIPLHIQAENLLRELIKQPEYIDGKLLPNEIELAKRLAISRSTLRLAINKLVYEELLIRKKGIGTKVASAKFSSKSKNWLSFSQEMKNRGLEVKNFELHVSWEIPDKAVSQFFDVPEDLKLLKLERLRGKKDDPFVYFISYFHPRIGLTGDEDFKRPLYEILEADFHIVADLSQEELDAMAANKFIADKLEIAIGAPILSRKRFVFDQSGRPIEYNLGYYRAESFTYTVESRRDY, from the coding sequence ATGATGAATCTTAAAATAGACCATAAAAGTCCGATACCATTACATATACAGGCCGAGAATTTGTTGCGTGAACTGATCAAGCAACCGGAATATATTGATGGGAAATTATTGCCAAATGAAATTGAACTGGCTAAGCGCTTGGCAATTTCACGTTCAACATTACGGCTGGCAATCAATAAGTTGGTTTACGAAGAGCTGTTAATCAGGAAGAAGGGGATAGGTACCAAGGTAGCAAGTGCTAAATTTAGTTCAAAGTCTAAAAATTGGTTAAGTTTCTCGCAAGAGATGAAAAATCGGGGTCTCGAGGTGAAAAATTTTGAACTTCATGTTAGTTGGGAAATTCCTGATAAAGCAGTTTCACAATTTTTTGATGTACCAGAAGATTTGAAGTTACTTAAATTAGAACGTTTGCGAGGTAAAAAAGACGATCCGTTTGTTTATTTTATCTCTTACTTCCATCCGCGTATTGGTTTGACCGGAGATGAAGATTTTAAACGTCCGCTTTATGAAATATTAGAAGCCGATTTTCATATTGTAGCCGATCTGTCTCAGGAAGAACTGGATGCGATGGCAGCTAATAAATTTATCGCCGACAAGCTTGAAATAGCTATTGGTGCACCTATTTTGTCAAGGAAGAGATTTGTCTTTGATCAATCAGGAAGGCCTATTGAATACAATCTTGGATATTATCGTGCTGAGAGTTTTACGTATACCGTAGAAAGTAGACGCGATTATTAG